The following nucleotide sequence is from Terriglobales bacterium.
GAGGCCTGGTGCGCGTGGCGCAGCACGGCGATGCCGTCCACGTCGGGCATCTTGATGTCGGTGACGATGACGTCGTAGAGCGCGCCGTCGATCTTCTTGCGGGCCGCATCTCCCGTCCCCACGGTCTCGACGCGGTGGCCCTCTTTGCGCAGAGCGATATCGAGGACCTCGCAGATGGCGCGGTGGTCGTCGCAGACCAGGATGCTAGCCACGGGCCACCTGCGCTCTCTCCCGGGGCGCGGCGGGAGAGCGGGCGGGCTCCGCCTCCGCCTGCCGCAGCTCGAGCACGAACTCTGCGCCCTGCCCGGGCGCCGAGCGCACCCAGATCTTGCCTTCGTGCGCCTGCACGATCTGGTAGATAATGGGCAATCCCAGGCCGGTGCCGCCTTCGAACTGCGACTGGAAGGGCTCGAAGATCTTCTCGATCTGCTGCAGCGTGAGGCCGCTGCCGGTGTCGGCGATGCTGATGAGCCAGGTGTCGTGGCCGGGGCTGAGCGACACGGTCAGCGTTCCCCCGCGCGGCATGGCCCGGACCGCGTTCTCGCAGAGGTTCCAGAAGACCTGCTTCATGCGGTCGCCGTCCACCACGGAGTACGCGCATTCCACCTGGATCCGCTGCACCACCCGCAGGGGCGCGCCTTCCTGCGGCGGCCGGTTCTCCAGCAGGGTCAGGGTGTCCTGGAGCAAGGTGACCAGGTCGAGGCGGGCGAAGCGGTAGTTCTTCTCGCGGGTGTAGTCGAGAACGTCGCTGATGATCTCGTTCAGGCGCACGGTCTCCCGCACCACGATCTCGATGAGCCGGCGCTCGTCCTCGTTGAGGGCGGAGATCCCGGAGAGGACCTTGACCGAGCCCGCGATCCCGGAGAGCGGCTGCCGCATCTCGTGGGCGATGCCCGCGGCCATGCGCCCCAGCGCGGCCAGACGCTCCCGCATGCGTACCTCGCGCTCCAGCCGCCGCATCTCGGTCAGGTCATCGAAGGTATAGACGTAGCCCACCAGCCCGCGGTCGGGAATGTTGAGAGCGGAGACGGTCACCCCGAAGGTCTTGTCTTCTCCCGTGGGCGTGGTGGCGCGCACCTCGCCATGCGCCGCCGAGGACTCCACATCCGGCAGCCGGTCCAGGAAGAGCTCAGAGATGCGCATGCCGAAGACCTCGGCGGCGCTGCGCTCCAGCAACTGTTCGCCGGCGGCATTGAGCACCTTGATGCGGCCGTCCAGGTCGGTGGTGATCAGCCCTCCGCGCATGGAGTAGATGATGTTCTCGTGCAGGGCCTGCAGGTTTTCCAGGGCGCCGCTGGCCTGCTCCAGCTCGACCCCGGTCTGCCGCAGCTTGGTGCTCAATTGGCTGGAAAGGTAGGCGATGGCCCCGAAGGCGAAGAGGTTGATGAAGATGGTCGCCTGCAGCGACTTGATGTCGGGCCGCAGCGTGGAATAGGAGCGGATGACCTCGAAGTAGGAGAGCTCCAGCATCGCGCCCACCAGGATGAAGGCGAGGGCAGCGGTGAGGTAGGTCCAGGCGCGCGAGAGCAGGATGCTGGCCATGAGGATGACCAGGGGATAGACGAAGTTGAAGTAGCTCTCGCTGCCTCCGCTGAGGTAGACCACCACCGTGGCGAAGGCCAGGTCGGTGAGGATCTGCAGGCGGGAGTGCATCTCGTCGTCGTTCCACAGGGAAAGCAGAAGGGCGTAGAACAGCGAGACCGCGAACCAGAGCACGATGACGCCGAAGAAGCTGCCCTCGGGGATGCTGGTGGGGGTGAGGCGGGTGACCGCCAGCTCGATGCCGACCAGGAAGAGGATGACGAAGATGCGCACCTTGACCAGCCAGATGAGCCAGGTGCGCTGTTTGGATTCCGTAGCCATGCTTGGCGGCTCTCCGCGGCCCGCCGGCCTCAACACAGACCCGTCCCCGCGGCCCAGGGCCGCGCCGGCCGGCCAAAGGATCGGGGGAGCTCGCTACCCTGCGAGTTTTCCGATCATGGAGAACAGCGGCATGTACAGCGAAATGACGATGCCGCCCACGGCCACGCCCAGGAAGGCGATCATGATCGGTTCCAGCAAGGTCAGCATGTCCTTGGTGGCCGTGTCCACCTCGTCCTCGTAGAAGTCGGCGATCTTCTGCAGCATGGCGTCCATGGCGCCCGTGGCCTCGCCCACGCCGATCATCTGCGTCACCATGTTGGGGAAGACGCCGCTCTCGCGCAGCGGATCGACGATGGTGCGCCCTTCCTCGATCGCCTTGCGGACCTTCATCAGGGCCGCCTCCAGGACGGCGTTACCGGAGGTGCGGGCGGTGATGCTCAGGCCCTCCAGGATGGGGACGCCGGAGGTGATCAGGGTGCCCAGGGTGCGGGTGAAGCGCGCCACCGCGATCTTGCGCAGCAGCATGCCCATGACCGGCAGGTTCAGCAGGATCTTGTCGAAGAAGAGGCGTCCCTTGGGCTCTTTGCGGATGTACTTGATCCCGAACCAGGAGCCGATCAGCACCAGGATGAACACCCACCATGTGGCCCCAACGAAGTGGCTGAGCCCGATGGTGATGCGGGTGGGCAGGGGCAGGGCCACGCCCAGACCGACGAAGAGGTTGGCAAAGATGGGCACTACCCACTTCAGCAGGGCGCCCACCACCAGCACGGCGATGCTGATGACCGAGACCGGGTACACCAAGGCCGACTTGACCGCACTCTTCAGCTTCACCGCCTTCTCCACGTAGGCGGCCAGGCGCTGCAGGATGGTGTCGAGAATACCGCCGGTCTCGCCCGCCTCGATCATGTTGGTGGTCAGGTCGTCGAAGATCTTGGGATAGGCGCGCATGGCGTTGGCCAGGGTGGCGCCGCCTTCGACCGTGGTCCGGACCCCGGTCAGGCAACGCTGGAAGGCGAGGTTCTCCTGGTTGGCCGCCAGGATCTCCAGGCACTGCACCAGGGGAAGGCCGGCGTCGATCATGACCGAGAACTGGCGGAAGAAGATGGCCACGTCCTTGGCCTTCACCTTGCCCGAGCCGAAGGTGGGCAGGGAGAATTCCTTGCCCTTCTCCTTGATGTTCACCACGTTGATGCGTTCGCGACGAAGCTGAGCGGCCAGCACCTGCTTGTTTTCCGCCGCGCGTTCTCCGGTAACCTTCTCGCCCGTTGCGCTCTTACCGGTAAACGTGAAGACTGGCATGGTCAACCTCCGTTAAGCTGCCGATCTGGCGCGTTTCCTCACCCTTCCCGTCCTGGCCCGAATCACTTGCGCACTCCCGCCGCCACCGGCGGCTTGGAAACCACTCCCGCTCCGCGGTTGATCATCTCCTGCAATTCGTCCGCCATGGAAGAGCGCTGCAGGGCCGTCTCCAGCGAGATCTGCTTCTGGAAGTACAGCGTGGCCAGAGACTGGTTGAAGGTCTGCATGCCGAACTTGTCCTGGCCCGACTGCATGGCGGAGTAGATCTGGTGGATCTTGTCCTCGCGGATGAGGTTGCGGATGGCGGCGTTGGGCACCATGATCTCCATGGCCATCACCCGCCCCTGCCCGCCCGGCTTGGCCAGCAGCGCCTGGCAGAGGATCCCCTCCAGCACCAGCGAGAGCTGGGCGCGGATCTGCGATTGCTGGTGCGAGGGGAAGACGTCGATGATGCGGTTGATGGTCGAGGCCGCCGAGTTAGTGTGCAGGGTGGCGAAGGTCAGGTGGCCGGTCTCGGCGATGCGCAGCGCCGCTTCGATGGTCTCCAGGTCGCGCATCTCGCCGATCAGCACCACGTCGGGGTCCTCGCGCAGCGCCGCCCGCAGCGCCTCGGTGAAGCCCTTGGTGTCGGAGTGTACTTCGCGCTGGTTCACCAGGCAGCTCTTGTTCTGGTGCACGAACTCGATGGGGTCCTCGATGGTGATGATGTGGTCGTGGCGCTCGCCGTTGACCTTGTCGATCATGGCCGCCAGGGTGGTGGACTTGCCCGAACCCGTGGGCCCGGTCACCAGCACCAGGCCGCGCGGCTTCTCACACAGCCGGGAGACCACCGGGGGCAGACCGAGCTGGGCGAACGACTTGATCTCGAAGGGGATGACGCGGAAGACGGCGGCCACCGCGCCCCGCTGGTTGAAGCAGTTGCCGCGGAAGCGGGCCAGGCCTTTGAGGCCGAAGGAGAAGTCCAGCTCCAGGTTCTCCTCGAAGCGGTGCTTTTGGGCGTCGGTGAGCACGCTGTAGGCCAGCTGCTTGGTCTCGGTGGGCGTCAGCGGCGGCATGTCCAGGGGAGTGAGGTGGCCGTGCACCCGCACCTGCGGCGGCGAGTTGGTAGTGATGTGCAGATCGCTGCCGCTCATCTCCAGCATCTTCTTCAGCAGATCGCTCAGCGTCGTGGTTGCCATGCCCCACTCTTCCCTTCTTCTCCAGCGTTAGTGAACGGTTTCGCGAGCCACTTCTTCCAGCGTGGTCTCGCCGTTCATGACCTTGATGAGCCCACTGCGGCGGAGGGTGATCATGCCGCGCTCCACCGCCTTCTTCTTGAGTTCGACGGCGGAGGCCCCGACCAGGATAAGCTCGCGGACCTCGTCGTCGATCTCCATCACCTCGTAGAGACCGCAGCGGCCTTTATAGCCGCTGTTGTTGCAG
It contains:
- a CDS encoding type II secretion system F family protein, whose protein sequence is MPVFTFTGKSATGEKVTGERAAENKQVLAAQLRRERINVVNIKEKGKEFSLPTFGSGKVKAKDVAIFFRQFSVMIDAGLPLVQCLEILAANQENLAFQRCLTGVRTTVEGGATLANAMRAYPKIFDDLTTNMIEAGETGGILDTILQRLAAYVEKAVKLKSAVKSALVYPVSVISIAVLVVGALLKWVVPIFANLFVGLGVALPLPTRITIGLSHFVGATWWVFILVLIGSWFGIKYIRKEPKGRLFFDKILLNLPVMGMLLRKIAVARFTRTLGTLITSGVPILEGLSITARTSGNAVLEAALMKVRKAIEEGRTIVDPLRESGVFPNMVTQMIGVGEATGAMDAMLQKIADFYEDEVDTATKDMLTLLEPIMIAFLGVAVGGIVISLYMPLFSMIGKLAG
- a CDS encoding type II secretion system protein GspE, which gives rise to AQRLVRRICKDCGEVVEIPYQSLIEAGYGPEEAKTVKIKKGKGCQTCNNSGYKGRCGLYEVMEIDDEVRELILVGASAVELKKKAVERGMITLRRSGLIKVMNGETTLEEVARETVH
- a CDS encoding ATP-binding protein, coding for MATESKQRTWLIWLVKVRIFVILFLVGIELAVTRLTPTSIPEGSFFGVIVLWFAVSLFYALLLSLWNDDEMHSRLQILTDLAFATVVVYLSGGSESYFNFVYPLVILMASILLSRAWTYLTAALAFILVGAMLELSYFEVIRSYSTLRPDIKSLQATIFINLFAFGAIAYLSSQLSTKLRQTGVELEQASGALENLQALHENIIYSMRGGLITTDLDGRIKVLNAAGEQLLERSAAEVFGMRISELFLDRLPDVESSAAHGEVRATTPTGEDKTFGVTVSALNIPDRGLVGYVYTFDDLTEMRRLEREVRMRERLAALGRMAAGIAHEMRQPLSGIAGSVKVLSGISALNEDERRLIEIVVRETVRLNEIISDVLDYTREKNYRFARLDLVTLLQDTLTLLENRPPQEGAPLRVVQRIQVECAYSVVDGDRMKQVFWNLCENAVRAMPRGGTLTVSLSPGHDTWLISIADTGSGLTLQQIEKIFEPFQSQFEGGTGLGLPIIYQIVQAHEGKIWVRSAPGQGAEFVLELRQAEAEPARSPAAPRERAQVARG
- a CDS encoding type IV pilus twitching motility protein PilT, yielding MATTTLSDLLKKMLEMSGSDLHITTNSPPQVRVHGHLTPLDMPPLTPTETKQLAYSVLTDAQKHRFEENLELDFSFGLKGLARFRGNCFNQRGAVAAVFRVIPFEIKSFAQLGLPPVVSRLCEKPRGLVLVTGPTGSGKSTTLAAMIDKVNGERHDHIITIEDPIEFVHQNKSCLVNQREVHSDTKGFTEALRAALREDPDVVLIGEMRDLETIEAALRIAETGHLTFATLHTNSAASTINRIIDVFPSHQQSQIRAQLSLVLEGILCQALLAKPGGQGRVMAMEIMVPNAAIRNLIREDKIHQIYSAMQSGQDKFGMQTFNQSLATLYFQKQISLETALQRSSMADELQEMINRGAGVVSKPPVAAGVRK